The Falsibacillus albus genome has a window encoding:
- the aspA gene encoding aspartate ammonia-lyase — protein MLLTPNQFRVEKDFLGSKEVPSDAYYGVQTLRAVENFPITGYRIDSELIKAMAMVKKAAAMANMEVKSLYSGIGDAIVQAADEMIEGKWHDQIIVDPIQGGAGTSINMNVNEVLANRALEIMGKEKGQYNFVSPNSHVNMSQSTNDSFPTAMHIAVINLSEKLIATMEHMHEVFQEKANEFSHVIKMGRTHLQDAVPIRLGQEFEAYSRVIARDIKRIKQSRQHLYELNMGATAVGTGLNAYPRYIELVVPYLAEISGLPFEGAEHLVDATQNTDAYTEVSSSLKICMINMSKIANDLRLMASGPRAGLGEITLPARQPGSSIMPGKVNPVLPELINQVSFQVIGNDQTISLASEAGQLELNVMEPVLIFNLLQSISIMNNAFTTFTEHCVKGIKANEDRLKEYVEKSVGIITAVNPHIGYEVASRIAREAILSGSPIRDLCLKYDVLSEEELNLILDPYEMTHPGIAGAALLERN, from the coding sequence ATGTTACTTACACCAAACCAATTTCGAGTCGAAAAGGATTTTTTAGGGTCCAAGGAAGTCCCTTCGGATGCCTATTACGGAGTTCAAACCCTTCGTGCGGTTGAAAACTTCCCGATCACTGGATACCGCATAGATTCAGAATTGATCAAAGCTATGGCAATGGTGAAGAAAGCAGCTGCAATGGCGAATATGGAAGTTAAGAGCCTTTACTCCGGAATTGGAGACGCCATTGTCCAGGCGGCGGATGAAATGATAGAAGGAAAATGGCACGACCAAATCATTGTCGATCCGATTCAAGGTGGAGCCGGCACATCGATCAACATGAACGTAAATGAGGTTTTGGCCAATCGTGCACTTGAAATCATGGGCAAGGAAAAAGGACAATATAACTTTGTCAGCCCGAACAGCCACGTAAATATGTCGCAATCGACGAATGATTCTTTCCCGACTGCCATGCATATCGCGGTCATCAATCTATCAGAAAAATTAATCGCGACGATGGAGCACATGCATGAAGTGTTTCAAGAAAAAGCGAACGAATTCAGCCATGTCATTAAAATGGGACGCACCCATTTGCAGGATGCCGTGCCGATCAGGCTTGGGCAGGAATTTGAAGCTTACAGCCGTGTGATTGCTAGGGACATTAAGCGAATCAAGCAATCCAGGCAGCACCTATATGAACTGAACATGGGCGCAACCGCTGTGGGGACGGGATTGAATGCGTATCCTCGTTATATCGAATTAGTCGTTCCATATCTGGCTGAAATCAGCGGGCTTCCTTTTGAAGGTGCGGAACATCTCGTCGATGCCACGCAGAATACGGATGCCTATACGGAAGTCTCCAGCTCATTGAAAATCTGTATGATCAATATGTCCAAGATCGCGAACGACCTGCGGTTAATGGCGTCCGGTCCGAGAGCGGGCTTAGGGGAAATCACCCTGCCAGCCAGACAGCCGGGATCTTCCATCATGCCGGGGAAAGTAAACCCTGTTCTGCCTGAATTGATTAACCAAGTGTCATTCCAAGTCATCGGAAATGACCAGACGATCTCACTCGCATCAGAAGCAGGACAGCTTGAATTGAACGTCATGGAACCTGTCTTGATCTTTAATCTTTTGCAATCCATCAGCATCATGAACAACGCTTTTACGACTTTTACCGAGCATTGTGTAAAAGGAATTAAAGCGAACGAAGACAGGCTGAAGGAATATGTGGAGAAAAGTGTCGGCATCATCACGGCCGTCAATCCTCATATCGGCTATGAAGTAGCTTCCCGAATTGCGAGAGAAGCCATCTTAAGCGGTTCACCGATTCGCGATTTGTGCTTGAAATATGATGTTCTGTCGGAAGAAGAACTGAATTTGATCCTGGATCCATACGAAATGACACATCCAGGCATCGCAGGCGCTGCTTTGCTGGAAAGAAATTAA
- the lepB gene encoding signal peptidase I translates to MERSKLKEELISWLKAVVLAILVVFIAKTFLVANYVVDGSSMYPTLKNEDRLMVNKIGYKLSDIKHGDIIVFHATPTDDYIKRVIGLPGDTIVYKNDELYRNGKKVTEPYLDPEKKELESGNLTYDFTLEQDTGKTKVPAGELWVMGDNRRNSVDSRRFGFIKQSDVVGKLDVRYYPFGKFEWFGL, encoded by the coding sequence ATGGAACGAAGCAAGTTAAAAGAAGAATTAATCAGTTGGTTGAAAGCCGTTGTGCTAGCCATTCTTGTGGTCTTTATCGCAAAGACATTTCTCGTTGCCAATTACGTCGTCGATGGAAGCTCCATGTACCCGACGTTAAAGAACGAGGACCGATTAATGGTGAATAAAATCGGCTACAAGCTATCCGACATTAAACATGGAGATATCATTGTTTTCCATGCGACTCCAACAGATGATTATATTAAACGGGTCATCGGCCTCCCTGGAGACACCATCGTCTATAAAAACGATGAGCTTTATCGAAATGGAAAGAAAGTAACTGAACCCTATTTAGACCCGGAGAAAAAAGAATTAGAAAGCGGTAATTTAACGTATGATTTCACATTGGAACAAGATACAGGGAAAACAAAAGTCCCCGCAGGAGAATTGTGGGTGATGGGCGACAACAGGAGAAATAGCGTAGACAGCAGACGATTTGGATTCATAAAGCAAAGTGACGTTGTCGGCAAGTTGGATGTCCGCTATTATCCATTCGGCAAGTTTGAGTGGTTCGGGTTATAG
- a CDS encoding AAA family ATPase, translated as MNFVLVFGPQAVGKMTVGQELAKMTDLKLFHNHMTIDLVSHFFDYGTKEGKRLVRLFRQEIFEEVSKSTMYGMIFTYVWAFNMQEDWDYVNHVVQLFESRGGTVYLVELEADIEERVERNKSPNRLEHKPSKRDIEWSEGELKNSMKKYRLNSSEGEINHSNYIRINNADLSAEETAKMIKDRFQL; from the coding sequence ATGAATTTTGTTCTTGTATTCGGACCGCAAGCGGTTGGGAAAATGACTGTAGGACAAGAATTGGCTAAAATGACAGATTTGAAACTTTTCCATAATCATATGACGATTGATTTAGTTAGTCATTTCTTTGATTACGGCACCAAAGAAGGAAAGAGATTAGTCAGGCTGTTCCGTCAGGAGATATTCGAAGAAGTCTCAAAGAGTACTATGTATGGAATGATCTTTACTTACGTCTGGGCATTTAATATGCAAGAAGACTGGGATTATGTGAATCATGTCGTTCAGTTGTTCGAATCACGTGGAGGAACTGTTTACTTAGTCGAGCTTGAGGCAGACATAGAGGAAAGAGTTGAGCGGAATAAAAGTCCTAATCGACTTGAACATAAACCATCCAAAAGGGATATTGAATGGTCTGAAGGTGAATTGAAAAACTCTATGAAGAAATACAGATTGAATTCTTCAGAAGGTGAAATTAACCATTCAAACTATATCAGGATAAACAATGCCGACTTGAGTGCGGAAGAAACGGCAAAGATGATTAAAGATAGATTTCAATTGTAG
- a CDS encoding phosphoribosylanthranilate isomerase, translating into MNNHKFAEFIKIAKNLNDIGMVPLLMGSVGLEVVTGKSWNSQDLDIHVPGDKRGWEVPPEVSIHNWVDIINVMNSMDYSLIDLHEHEFYKDGLSVEIGNVDTLPDFAGIQLEDLEIHQNGDVKYYLLNPEQYLRVYESSSKDSYRADKNNHKDLAKIEFLKSML; encoded by the coding sequence ATGAATAATCACAAATTTGCTGAGTTTATTAAAATTGCAAAAAACCTAAATGATATTGGCATGGTTCCCTTGTTAATGGGATCTGTCGGATTAGAAGTCGTTACCGGGAAGAGTTGGAATTCACAAGACTTAGATATTCATGTGCCTGGCGATAAAAGAGGGTGGGAAGTACCTCCGGAAGTGTCTATTCATAATTGGGTAGATATCATCAATGTCATGAATTCGATGGATTACAGCCTGATTGATTTGCATGAACATGAGTTTTATAAAGATGGGCTATCAGTCGAGATTGGAAATGTTGACACTCTGCCGGACTTCGCCGGAATACAATTAGAAGATTTAGAAATACATCAAAATGGGGACGTAAAGTATTATCTGCTAAATCCTGAACAATATTTACGAGTCTACGAGTCTTCCTCTAAGGATAGTTATCGAGCAGATAAAAATAATCATAAAGATCTAGCAAAAATAGAATTTTTAAAGAGCATGCTGTAG
- a CDS encoding SHOCT-like domain-containing protein, whose translation MREEISRVLTLVEEGKIDKEKASELINILKDKDQPELVTVKKDVPYGKKMLKIRVISEEGDNVNVNLPINLVKAVLKVGTNIAEKIPEAEKYVKDINVDLLIEAIENELDGQIVDITSANGDKVFVVIE comes from the coding sequence ATGCGGGAGGAAATTTCAAGAGTCTTAACGCTGGTAGAGGAAGGGAAGATCGATAAGGAAAAAGCAAGTGAATTAATCAATATCTTGAAAGATAAGGATCAGCCGGAGCTCGTCACAGTCAAAAAAGATGTTCCCTATGGAAAGAAGATGTTAAAGATTCGGGTGATTTCCGAGGAAGGCGATAACGTCAATGTGAATTTACCGATCAATCTGGTCAAGGCTGTTTTAAAAGTAGGGACCAATATCGCTGAAAAAATACCTGAAGCAGAAAAGTATGTAAAAGATATCAATGTTGACCTGCTCATTGAAGCCATCGAAAACGAATTGGACGGACAGATTGTGGACATTACCTCGGCCAATGGTGATAAAGTTTTTGTGGTGATTGAGTAG
- a CDS encoding DUF2089 domain-containing protein, which translates to MSYPLLTNCPVCSNSLKITKLQCNHCQTTVENEFEVSKLASLGQGQLHFIEVFLKCRGNIKEVEKELGISYPTVRGKLDEIISSLGYSTQKKLEVDKKKIVSLLEKGEITAEKAIQLLKEGEE; encoded by the coding sequence ATGTCGTATCCTTTACTCACGAATTGTCCTGTTTGCAGCAACTCGCTTAAAATTACGAAGTTGCAGTGCAACCATTGCCAGACAACGGTAGAAAATGAATTTGAAGTTTCCAAACTGGCCTCTCTCGGTCAGGGACAGCTGCATTTTATTGAGGTTTTTCTAAAATGCCGCGGAAATATTAAAGAGGTCGAAAAGGAGCTCGGAATTTCCTATCCGACGGTCAGAGGGAAATTAGATGAAATTATCTCTTCTCTCGGTTATTCCACCCAGAAGAAACTGGAAGTGGATAAGAAGAAAATTGTATCATTATTGGAAAAAGGCGAAATTACGGCAGAGAAAGCCATCCAATTATTAAAAGAGGGGGAAGAATGA
- a CDS encoding MFS transporter, whose product MKTIAETWRYPSILLMSIGISSVGSWVYFIALNLIVLNLTGSAIAVSGLYIIRALSTVFTNFWAGSLIDRMNKKHLMIALNIFQTVLILLLPLLSSLAFIYCMVFFITAASSMYHPTSMTYMTKLIPEGKRKRFNSLRSLLDSGAFLTGPAIAGMMFTIGTPDMAIYINAIALLLSAFITIWMPNVEGTARLGTSDGRLSIIKDDWKLVIRFSRKYSYTMMIYFLFSAMNVMMTSTDSLEAAFATKVLSLSEGEYGVLVSIAGAGVLTGSLINTMIVEKIPTSWLIGMGSLITAAGYMVLTSSNTYLIASIGCFVLSFAAAFANTGFYTFYQNNIPVDVMGRIGSIYGLVEASLVIVATAIFGIASELISIRFVVVSGSSIMLLVSIALFIFNVLPSKAGVYQHAAAETKIVK is encoded by the coding sequence TTGAAAACAATAGCAGAAACTTGGCGGTATCCATCGATTTTACTAATGAGCATCGGGATTTCAAGTGTCGGAAGCTGGGTTTATTTTATCGCATTAAATCTTATCGTTCTTAACCTAACAGGGTCAGCGATTGCTGTCTCTGGATTATATATCATCAGGGCTTTGTCCACCGTCTTTACTAATTTTTGGGCCGGGAGCCTGATCGACCGGATGAATAAGAAACACCTCATGATCGCACTTAATATCTTTCAAACCGTGCTGATTTTGCTGCTTCCATTGCTTTCATCCCTGGCTTTTATATATTGTATGGTCTTTTTCATCACAGCAGCCAGTTCCATGTATCATCCAACCTCCATGACGTACATGACAAAATTAATACCAGAGGGGAAGAGAAAGAGATTTAACTCTTTACGCAGCTTGCTTGATTCGGGAGCTTTCTTGACCGGTCCAGCAATAGCAGGAATGATGTTTACAATCGGGACGCCTGACATGGCTATTTATATTAATGCCATCGCATTATTGTTATCAGCATTCATCACCATCTGGATGCCTAATGTTGAAGGCACTGCACGCCTTGGAACATCTGATGGAAGATTATCGATTATAAAAGATGATTGGAAGCTGGTTATCAGGTTTAGCCGTAAATATTCGTACACGATGATGATCTATTTTCTATTTAGCGCCATGAACGTCATGATGACCTCGACGGATTCTTTGGAAGCAGCATTTGCCACAAAGGTGCTTTCTTTATCTGAAGGCGAATATGGGGTATTAGTCAGTATAGCGGGTGCTGGCGTTTTGACAGGATCATTAATCAATACCATGATTGTCGAAAAAATACCTACTTCTTGGCTTATTGGAATGGGATCATTGATTACTGCAGCAGGATATATGGTGCTGACATCTTCCAACACATACCTTATCGCTTCGATCGGATGCTTTGTTTTGTCCTTTGCTGCGGCTTTTGCCAATACCGGTTTTTATACGTTTTACCAAAATAATATCCCTGTGGATGTCATGGGCAGAATCGGAAGCATCTATGGACTTGTTGAAGCCTCTCTCGTTATCGTGGCCACTGCCATTTTTGGTATCGCTTCTGAGCTCATATCCATTAGATTTGTTGTCGTCTCGGGATCATCTATCATGCTGTTAGTCTCCATTGCGCTGTTTATATTCAATGTTCTACCATCGAAGGCTGGGGTTTATCAACATGCTGCAGCCGAGACTAAAATTGTTAAATGA
- a CDS encoding ECF transporter S component: MKKKHNKTFDLILTAMLIALVFVATIFLNIRLPIAANGGLVHLGTAMAFIASFLFGPRKGAIAGAVGMGLFDLVSGWTLWAPFTVVARGLQGYIAGKIAWSNGRNGNSAAFNLLGAIVSAPVMLAVYYICEGILYGSWIGPVASIPGNIVQNVVGIIIAIPISAALKKMRYFK; this comes from the coding sequence ATGAAAAAAAAACACAACAAGACTTTTGATTTAATTTTGACTGCCATGCTCATTGCACTCGTGTTCGTGGCAACCATCTTTTTGAATATCCGATTACCGATTGCAGCCAATGGCGGCTTGGTCCATCTTGGAACGGCAATGGCGTTTATCGCTTCGTTCTTATTCGGTCCACGAAAAGGCGCCATCGCCGGAGCGGTTGGTATGGGGTTATTCGACCTGGTGTCGGGCTGGACATTATGGGCGCCGTTCACTGTTGTAGCTCGTGGGCTGCAGGGCTACATCGCCGGAAAGATCGCCTGGTCCAATGGACGCAATGGCAATAGCGCCGCTTTCAACCTGCTTGGTGCCATCGTTTCTGCCCCAGTGATGCTCGCTGTCTACTATATTTGTGAAGGAATCCTCTATGGCAGCTGGATCGGACCTGTTGCCTCCATTCCTGGAAACATCGTTCAAAATGTGGTCGGCATCATCATCGCCATCCCTATTAGCGCAGCGCTGAAAAAGATGCGTTATTTTAAATAA
- a CDS encoding VOC family protein, with amino-acid sequence MKPRISVLTLGVVDLERSLDFYQNGLGLETEGIIGQEFEHGAVAFFDLQSGLKLALWKQKDIAHEAKVNQSAPNPTEFTIGHNVGSKEEVDTVMAQAEKAGAVITDPASDAFWGGYSGHFQDPDGHLWEVVWNPDWDLPE; translated from the coding sequence ATGAAACCACGAATTTCTGTACTAACGTTAGGCGTAGTTGATTTGGAAAGATCATTGGACTTTTATCAAAATGGACTTGGATTGGAAACCGAAGGCATCATCGGCCAGGAGTTCGAGCATGGGGCAGTTGCCTTTTTCGACCTGCAGTCGGGGCTGAAACTCGCCCTCTGGAAACAGAAGGATATCGCACATGAAGCCAAGGTGAACCAGAGTGCGCCAAACCCAACTGAATTCACAATCGGCCACAATGTGGGAAGCAAAGAAGAAGTGGACACGGTGATGGCGCAAGCTGAAAAAGCGGGTGCGGTCATCACCGATCCCGCGAGCGATGCTTTTTGGGGCGGCTATTCCGGACACTTTCAGGACCCGGATGGCCACTTGTGGGAAGTGGTCTGGAATCCGGATTGGGACCTGCCAGAATAG
- a CDS encoding GNAT family N-acetyltransferase, which translates to MERIKIRPITINDFEKVLTWSKDDVFCSANGWEKNRNPEELYKWWLRCVNNKAKDFIRMGIALNESLIGYADLACMNDHTAELGIAIGESGLWGKGIGCDAARCMMEYGTKKFGITTFMAETNKANVRSRKMLEKLGFHEISRIGSEEYIGMNRQLIQYQLN; encoded by the coding sequence TTGGAACGCATAAAGATTAGACCCATCACCATAAACGATTTTGAAAAGGTCTTAACCTGGAGTAAGGATGACGTTTTCTGTTCAGCCAATGGATGGGAGAAAAATAGAAATCCCGAAGAATTATATAAATGGTGGCTCCGTTGTGTTAATAATAAGGCAAAGGATTTCATCCGAATGGGAATTGCGCTAAATGAGAGCTTGATTGGATATGCAGACTTAGCCTGTATGAATGATCATACGGCTGAATTAGGCATTGCAATTGGTGAGAGCGGCCTGTGGGGAAAAGGGATTGGCTGTGATGCTGCTCGGTGTATGATGGAATATGGCACAAAAAAATTTGGCATTACAACATTTATGGCAGAAACAAACAAAGCCAATGTCCGCTCAAGAAAAATGCTCGAGAAGCTGGGGTTTCATGAAATAAGCAGAATTGGCAGTGAAGAATACATAGGTATGAACCGTCAGCTTATACAATATCAACTTAACTAA
- a CDS encoding DinB family protein, producing MQKVVERLNHWINVLPDVFSTMSEREISTRPSPTKWSKKEIVGHLCDSAVNNMARFINIQYAEQVYAIQTYDQEQWVAIQHYHDRPLEEIFTLFQSLNKQIAAIIENVPTEKLSNLCDIGNNEQRTLEWLIRDYLDHMEHHIRNQILI from the coding sequence ATGCAGAAGGTTGTGGAAAGACTCAATCACTGGATCAACGTCTTACCTGATGTGTTCAGCACGATGTCTGAAAGAGAAATTTCAACCAGGCCCTCGCCAACAAAATGGTCTAAAAAAGAAATCGTGGGACACCTCTGCGACTCTGCTGTAAACAATATGGCACGATTCATCAACATTCAATATGCAGAACAAGTATATGCAATTCAAACGTATGATCAGGAACAATGGGTGGCGATTCAGCATTATCATGATCGGCCGCTCGAGGAAATCTTCACCCTTTTTCAATCATTAAATAAACAAATTGCAGCAATCATTGAAAATGTCCCAACAGAAAAGCTATCCAACCTTTGCGACATTGGGAATAACGAACAGCGGACACTTGAATGGCTCATACGTGATTACCTGGACCATATGGAGCACCATATCCGCAATCAAATTTTGATTTGA
- a CDS encoding VOC family protein, protein MGRLVHFEIHVDDMDRAKKFYGEVFNWSFQDWSEYAGMPYFGAVTGDEKEPGINGALMQRQSPPPQPGQAMNGYACTMGVEDYDLTEEKILQNGGTVAMPKYALPGMAWQGYYMDTEGNIFGIHQPDENAK, encoded by the coding sequence ATGGGTAGACTAGTGCATTTCGAAATTCACGTGGACGATATGGATCGTGCCAAGAAGTTTTATGGAGAAGTATTCAACTGGTCATTTCAAGACTGGAGCGAGTACGCGGGAATGCCTTATTTCGGGGCAGTGACAGGCGATGAGAAGGAGCCCGGGATCAACGGTGCGCTCATGCAGCGTCAAAGTCCTCCGCCACAGCCAGGCCAAGCGATGAATGGATATGCTTGTACGATGGGTGTAGAAGACTACGACCTAACAGAAGAAAAGATCCTGCAAAACGGCGGCACAGTGGCTATGCCGAAATATGCTCTGCCAGGAATGGCATGGCAAGGCTATTACATGGACACCGAAGGCAACATCTTCGGCATTCATCAGCCGGATGAGAATGCGAAATAA
- a CDS encoding MraY family glycosyltransferase, with protein MIELFIGLLAFFVTWMTVPFLRNLAIRFHFVDMPNHRKVHKDPLPMLGGAAIFFGLIVSLLVVKWLGYPLDKVNVGIVAGAIMVFAIGLIDDYFKTRSKDFPAFPRFIIQIAAAYLVVHFGGAVRGIGIPYPEYHYIIFPHSISVVLTVIWIVGVINVFNFLDGIDGLAAGIAAISSITLVSVALVQGQMNAAFCAIALTGSSLGFLKHNFFPARIIMGDSGSGLIGFLLASIAIIGTMKKITILSIFVPILALGVPILDGIRVVIQRMMKGKAPYAADRTHGHHKLLDAGFTQKQAVFILYLIGTCFSLTSVIILLLNG; from the coding sequence GTGATTGAATTATTCATTGGACTCTTAGCATTTTTCGTCACTTGGATGACCGTGCCTTTTCTTAGGAATTTAGCGATTCGTTTCCATTTCGTTGATATGCCCAATCACCGTAAAGTCCATAAAGACCCGCTTCCAATGCTGGGAGGAGCAGCGATCTTCTTCGGATTGATTGTTTCTCTGCTCGTTGTAAAATGGCTTGGCTATCCTTTGGACAAGGTCAATGTGGGAATTGTAGCCGGTGCGATCATGGTCTTTGCGATTGGCTTGATCGACGACTATTTTAAAACACGGAGCAAGGATTTCCCGGCATTCCCCAGATTCATCATCCAAATTGCGGCTGCCTATTTAGTCGTTCACTTTGGTGGGGCGGTAAGGGGAATTGGCATCCCATATCCGGAGTATCACTATATCATTTTTCCACATTCCATTTCCGTTGTGTTGACAGTCATTTGGATTGTCGGGGTCATCAATGTGTTTAATTTTCTGGATGGAATCGATGGCCTTGCAGCTGGCATCGCAGCGATTTCATCGATTACCCTCGTATCTGTCGCTTTGGTTCAAGGCCAAATGAATGCAGCTTTCTGTGCCATTGCCTTGACTGGGTCTTCATTGGGGTTCTTAAAACACAATTTCTTTCCAGCGCGGATCATCATGGGAGATTCAGGTTCTGGTCTGATCGGTTTCCTGTTAGCTTCCATTGCTATAATCGGTACAATGAAGAAAATTACGATTTTATCGATTTTCGTTCCTATACTCGCTTTAGGCGTCCCGATTCTGGATGGGATTCGAGTCGTGATTCAGCGCATGATGAAAGGGAAAGCCCCTTACGCAGCAGATCGGACACACGGCCACCATAAATTGCTGGATGCAGGCTTCACCCAAAAACAAGCGGTTTTCATTCTTTATTTAATAGGAACGTGTTTCTCATTGACATCCGTGATTATTTTATTATTAAATGGATGA
- a CDS encoding helix-turn-helix domain-containing protein, which produces MKQLTYIISAFILGLSLVISAFIFRDAFAHSTDSAASDSMTGSSKAAPELMDEKQLSKYLNVSEKTIETIIRVDDINKAAISSQGAYDKYQFIPYLKIDNHVRFLKSEIDKWLQYRSDAP; this is translated from the coding sequence GTGAAACAATTAACTTACATCATTAGTGCGTTTATTTTAGGATTATCGCTCGTCATATCTGCTTTTATTTTCAGGGATGCTTTTGCCCATTCAACAGACAGTGCTGCAAGTGACAGCATGACCGGCTCATCAAAAGCAGCCCCTGAATTGATGGATGAAAAGCAGCTTTCCAAATATCTGAATGTGAGTGAGAAAACCATCGAAACCATTATCAGAGTAGACGATATCAATAAAGCGGCAATTAGCAGTCAAGGTGCTTATGATAAATACCAATTCATTCCCTACTTAAAAATCGATAATCACGTCCGCTTTTTAAAGTCTGAGATTGATAAATGGCTGCAATACAGAAGTGACGCTCCATAA
- a CDS encoding cupin domain-containing protein, translating to MYYVPYGYPSPYMYAPIYYDDRQAYWPYPYQIEQAGYFQPADQRVVLRDYGPNPYVVNINGATKQNNTYRTALWTGEHLQVTLMSIGVGEDIGLEIHPHVDQFLRIEQGQGLVQMGKSKDYLTFQRNVMDDSAIMIPAGTWHNVTNTGNVPLKLYSIYAPPNHPFGTVHRTKAEAEAAEEASGHGMPNRLKMLDYQHGFYL from the coding sequence ATGTACTACGTTCCATATGGATATCCAAGTCCATATATGTATGCACCAATTTATTATGATGACAGGCAGGCGTATTGGCCATATCCTTATCAAATAGAACAAGCAGGCTATTTTCAACCCGCTGATCAACGGGTGGTATTGAGGGATTATGGACCAAATCCTTATGTCGTGAATATCAATGGAGCAACGAAGCAAAACAATACGTATCGCACCGCACTTTGGACAGGCGAGCATTTGCAAGTCACGTTGATGAGCATTGGCGTCGGGGAGGATATTGGTTTGGAAATCCATCCTCATGTCGACCAATTCCTGCGCATCGAACAGGGACAAGGGCTTGTGCAAATGGGGAAGAGCAAAGATTATTTAACGTTTCAACGAAATGTAATGGACGATTCCGCCATCATGATCCCAGCCGGGACATGGCATAACGTGACGAATACAGGGAATGTGCCGCTGAAGCTCTATTCCATCTACGCCCCGCCTAACCATCCATTCGGCACGGTTCATCGGACCAAAGCCGAAGCAGAGGCGGCAGAAGAAGCCAGCGGTCATGGAATGCCGAATAGACTGAAGATGCTGGACTATCAACATGGGTTTTATTTGTAA
- a CDS encoding alpha/beta family hydrolase: protein MKVTKKEIQTNGKTISYSHFEVGSKIICFMFAGAGYKYDSPLFYYARMVMLQNNIDIVRVHYSYDLHTLKKSNEELAKIMIDDIDPVVADVLRNGQYNDTIFLGKSIGTLPIANGLMKRDEFSKAIMILFTPLLRSKSLFDSILHSQHQGLIVIGDKDLHYNPDQIDRLSDSNLKIEVVQHADHSLDIGEFDAANSIIVLSKLMERLQETIRLN from the coding sequence TTGAAAGTAACTAAAAAGGAGATTCAAACAAACGGCAAAACAATTAGTTATTCACACTTTGAAGTCGGTTCGAAAATCATTTGTTTTATGTTTGCTGGAGCCGGATATAAGTACGATAGCCCTTTGTTCTATTATGCGAGAATGGTGATGCTTCAAAACAACATCGATATTGTCCGTGTCCATTACTCATATGATTTGCACACATTGAAAAAGAGCAATGAAGAACTAGCCAAGATCATGATCGATGATATTGATCCTGTGGTAGCGGATGTTTTAAGAAATGGGCAATATAACGATACGATTTTTCTAGGGAAATCAATTGGAACACTTCCGATTGCAAATGGGCTAATGAAGAGAGATGAATTTTCAAAGGCAATAATGATTCTGTTTACCCCGCTCTTGAGATCCAAATCTTTATTTGACTCTATTCTTCATAGTCAACATCAAGGGCTTATAGTGATCGGGGATAAAGACCTTCATTACAATCCAGATCAAATCGATCGATTAAGCGACTCGAATCTAAAGATTGAGGTAGTCCAACATGCAGACCATTCCTTAGATATCGGAGAATTTGATGCAGCCAATTCAATAATAGTTTTATCCAAACTAATGGAAAGACTCCAAGAAACCATTCGTTTGAATTAG